In Desulfosporosinus youngiae DSM 17734, the genomic stretch CCGGAGTCGGTGATACCAATGAAGATATCGCAGACTCTATTCTGACTATGGCAAGCATCGGAGCGGACCAAGTTCGGGTCATGAGCTTTGTTCCTCAGGAAAATACACCCCTGGCAAATTGGAAAACCAATTCTCACTTTCGGGAGTTGTTGATCATTGCTGTCATGCGTTTGGTCATGCCCGAGCGTTTGATTCCCGCGTCTCTGGATGTGGATGGTTTAAAGGGGTTGGAACAGCGGCTGAATTCCGGAGCCAACGTCATCACATCAATTATTCCACCTTCAGCAGGTATGGCCGGAGTATCTCAAAGTACTCTGGATATCGATGACGGAAACCGGTCGATCGAGAAGGTGCTCCCTGTTCTGAAGGCCAACAGGTTAGAAGCTGCAACAACTGAAGAATATCAAGCCTGGGTGAACGTCCGTAAAACCCACAGTATTCCTCCGGAGAAAGAAATCCCTATCCTCAGAGCTTACATAAGGAGCTGAATTGCTATGACTCGCCTAAAGGAGAGGGACATCGATTTAATCGCACAGCAAATAAAAGAGTACAACGAAGAGTTGGTGAGAAAGACCGGTCATACACTTTCCGAAATCGCCGCGCATGCTATTGGTATGCACTATACAGACGTTCCTAATCCAGGGCCTGTTGCGGTGTTGCCCATGACCTGCGGACAGGGAGTGATCGGCGGGTTTTCTGAAACTGTCGCAGGGATATTAAGTTTCCTTGGAATGAGTACCTTTGTTCCTGCCTTCCCGGATGTTAAAGGTTTTGCTGAAACCTTGGAGCGTAAGGCAGAAATCGTCTTTATGGCTGATGATGACCGCTTTATCGCAGCGCACCTGAAGACAGGGTATTGCTCAGATAATAGCCGGGCAACCGGGAAGGGATATGCAGCAGCTCTCGATTACTTGACAGGAGGGCTTAAGGACCGGAGTGTGCTGATATTGGGCGCGGGTCCGGTGGGACGCTCTGCAGCCGTTTCTGTTCTCGGCTTCGGAGGAAAAATCGCTGTTTATGACAAGGACTCAAAAGTCAGTGAAAAACTGGCTCAGGACATTTTAAGTCAGAGCGGACAATATGTTCACCTTGAGAAGGACTTTGATTCGGCTATAAAAAGTCATCGGGCAATCGTGGATGCATGCCCCGAAGCGGAGTTTATAACCCGGGACTATCTTTATTCTGATACTTTTATTTCAGCCCCGGGAGTACCCTTAGGTGTCCATTCCGATGCCCTAGACCAAATCTCCTCACGTTTGATTCATGATCCGCTTCAATTGGGAGTAGCGACTATGCTTTATGAGCTTTTAAATCGAATAGAGGCTAAAAGGAACTTATCGAATTCTATATAGTATTTTAAGGAGGTGGGGATCAAGTGTCTCAAGCAGCCCTTAAAGAAAAGAAGCGGTATTATCGCAAAAATGTAGATTTCTGTAATTTAGTAGAGAAAATTAAACTATGGCCCTCTCGCAGCGGCAAATTGCATGGAATCAAGTCTTTGACTCGAAGAGGGGATATGGCGGAGATTGTAACCCACTGCAACCGGCGTTTTATTATCTATAATTCGAGGCACGGCCGAGCTGCCCGCTGGATGAGGAATAAATGGTTTATAAGTGTCTGTCCCATATGTAAGGTTCCGGAATGGAAGCTCCAGAAGTATTCATCGA encodes the following:
- the pylD gene encoding 3-methylornithyl-N6-L-lysine dehydrogenase PylD yields the protein MTRLKERDIDLIAQQIKEYNEELVRKTGHTLSEIAAHAIGMHYTDVPNPGPVAVLPMTCGQGVIGGFSETVAGILSFLGMSTFVPAFPDVKGFAETLERKAEIVFMADDDRFIAAHLKTGYCSDNSRATGKGYAAALDYLTGGLKDRSVLILGAGPVGRSAAVSVLGFGGKIAVYDKDSKVSEKLAQDILSQSGQYVHLEKDFDSAIKSHRAIVDACPEAEFITRDYLYSDTFISAPGVPLGVHSDALDQISSRLIHDPLQLGVATMLYELLNRIEAKRNLSNSI
- the pylSn gene encoding pyrrolysine--tRNA(Pyl) ligase small subunit yields the protein MSQAALKEKKRYYRKNVDFCNLVEKIKLWPSRSGKLHGIKSLTRRGDMAEIVTHCNRRFIIYNSRHGRAARWMRNKWFISVCPICKVPEWKLQKYSSTVMNQHYGAHL